In Devosia litorisediminis, one genomic interval encodes:
- a CDS encoding head-tail connector protein — MTSYLLAGPAEEPVSLAEARAFLKVDDSAEDGLIATLIGAARLHVEGVTGQALLAQSWRVVLDAWPEDRQVKLPVSPFISVTEITAYDGDGAGHEVPLAQFLSEPDRLLLPASVAGMPVLRERQGIEVDYVAGFGTEPEDVPADIRQALLVLVGYWFEHRDAVIVAGSGAVVPSGFDRLVAPHKRVRL, encoded by the coding sequence ATGACGTCTTATCTTCTCGCGGGACCCGCGGAGGAGCCGGTTTCGCTTGCCGAGGCCAGGGCTTTTCTCAAGGTCGATGACAGTGCCGAGGACGGGCTGATCGCCACATTGATTGGCGCAGCACGGCTGCATGTCGAGGGCGTGACCGGGCAGGCACTGCTGGCGCAGAGCTGGCGCGTGGTGCTGGACGCCTGGCCAGAAGATCGGCAGGTGAAACTGCCGGTGAGCCCGTTCATCAGCGTTACCGAGATCACCGCGTACGATGGTGATGGCGCAGGGCATGAAGTGCCTCTGGCGCAGTTTCTGAGCGAGCCCGACCGGCTGCTCTTGCCAGCCAGTGTGGCGGGCATGCCGGTGCTGCGGGAGCGGCAGGGGATTGAAGTCGACTATGTCGCCGGCTTCGGGACCGAGCCCGAGGATGTGCCTGCCGATATCCGCCAGGCGCTGCTGGTGCTGGTCGGTTACTGGTTTGAGCATCGCGATGCGGTGATCGTGGCGGGCTCGGGCGCTGTGGTGCCCAGCGGCTTTGACCGGTTGGTGGCGCCTCACAAACGGGTGCGGCTATGA
- a CDS encoding DUF3168 domain-containing protein, whose protein sequence is MHPITVLQTALVAALKADVALGAIIGDDGVFDAAPGGRTPPYVLIARHDVLTRNVDLAPGQEHRLQLHCWGDQPSRQRALDMAERVVAVTLALDAPGLALSHIGHVRTDTVIDDDTGLARAAVAIRVFSAAG, encoded by the coding sequence ATGCACCCCATCACCGTTCTGCAGACGGCATTGGTCGCCGCGCTCAAAGCCGATGTCGCGCTGGGCGCAATCATTGGCGATGACGGCGTCTTCGATGCTGCGCCCGGGGGGCGAACGCCGCCCTATGTGCTGATTGCCCGCCACGACGTGTTGACGCGCAATGTTGATCTGGCACCGGGGCAGGAACACCGCCTGCAGCTGCATTGCTGGGGCGATCAACCCAGCCGACAGCGCGCGCTCGACATGGCCGAGCGCGTGGTAGCGGTGACACTGGCGCTTGACGCACCGGGACTGGCGCTCAGCCATATCGGCCATGTGCGCACTGACACGGTGATCGACGACGATACCGGGCTGGCGCGGGCCGCCGTGGCGATCCGGGTGTTCAGTGCAGCGGGGTAG
- a CDS encoding phage head closure protein: MSERVPPIGTLTDRVQLKRREMAADGAGGHGTVFVPLTAVWARVRTLRGRQGTSADGRAVEISHAVVLRFRTDIKPGDRILYRGRDLDVVSAADLNGRRAYLSCACSETSFTG; the protein is encoded by the coding sequence ATGAGCGAGCGCGTTCCGCCCATTGGCACACTGACCGACCGGGTGCAGCTCAAAAGGCGCGAAATGGCCGCCGATGGCGCGGGTGGCCATGGCACGGTGTTTGTGCCGCTGACCGCCGTGTGGGCAAGGGTACGCACGCTGCGCGGGCGGCAGGGCACCAGCGCCGATGGCCGGGCGGTGGAGATTTCGCACGCCGTGGTGTTGCGTTTTCGCACCGATATCAAACCGGGTGACCGCATTCTTTATCGCGGGCGTGACCTGGATGTGGTGAGCGCCGCCGACCTCAATGGCCGCCGCGCCTATCTCAGCTGCGCCTGCAGCGAAACCAGCTTCACGGGGTAG